In Phragmites australis chromosome 18, lpPhrAust1.1, whole genome shotgun sequence, the genomic window GGCGTCGTCCTGGGAGGTGGACGACTGGGAGCTAGCGGACTGGAGGGACGACGCCGCGGCCGttgcggtggcggtggcggaggagaAGCCGAGGCTGGTGTTCGCGCCACCGTCGAgggaggaggccgaggaggccACCACCGAGCTCAGAGACGCCATAGAGAGGTGAAAGATCGCGTCTTTGGCAAGTTTCCTCAGCGAATTTGTCGAATTGGTTGAAAAGGCTAgattttttgggggggggggggggggttaattGGTTATTAGAATTTCGATTCCTTTGGTCTGTGATGGTGGAGAAGCTGACGGATTACTTGGGATCTGTTCGTCCCGACATGTTTGGTGAAAATGATTTGTGTTGATGGGACTTTGGAAGTATCTGGTTCGTTTTATAGGGTTAGGTGTTGGGATTCCATTCCCAACTGTTGAGAAGAACCCTAGATATCACTGAAGCACAATAGATTGATTGGAAAGGCGAATTCAGAGTTTCGTAATTAGATTCCATAAGTTTGGCAGTTGATGTAGGTTGGTTACAAGCTAAAAATCTTGCCTACCCATTTACTTGTTCTCATGTGTATGATGGAGGAAACTTTTTGCTCCTTTCATATAACATACTCCTTATATATGATTGCATGATGGTTTTAGACATTTACACTATTTGACATCATTGTCTTATTGTCCTGAACACTCTGATGTCTTAGAATCTGTTGCATCTGGTTATGGTACCTTTTTCTTCATTTTGATTTGTACATAACTGCATATTCATTCTGTTCTTACAATATAATTTCTTACAGGATTTATTTTAATGAGTCTCCAGTAGAGGTTGTTAAGGAACAGGATAAGGAGGTTGACATTAACAAGCTGGCAACGGATGCAATAATTCCTTCTATGCCTGGGCATGTTGTGCAAGCTTTTACATTGCTGAAATCAAGCCCAGAGGCTCAGGTTTGTAACTAACCATACACACACACAAGCTTCAATTGTTGTGATGACACTGAATGGCATTTATTTCTATAGATTTGTTATATTACTCTATGTGCTATAGTTATAAACTTGCAAGAAATCGGCAAGTATTTGTTTGATCCTGTTGCTTTGCGCAATACTGTGTCATTAGCTGCCTGCGTTTAGTGCCAGAATTTTGTATAGTGTGATTTTTCACTTGCATAGTTTCCTTAAGCATGGCACCTTGGCATCGCACAACATATCTTAGGTGATTGGCTATATGTGGTATGGCAACATTTCATTCAGATTGAACTTGTGTTCTGTTCTCATTAACCTATTTGTCTTGATCTCCAGAGTGTTGTCGCCTCCCTTGCATCCGATAGAAACGTCTGGGATGCAGTATTGAAGAATGACAAGGTTATGGAATTTTACAAGACCCACCAGCCAAGTATGTACCTTGTAATTCTTTAGGTAAAGTTATACTGTGTATTCTATTCGGTGCTGCTACCAACCTGTATGACCATTGTTGTTGTCTTCTGCCGTGATGCAACTCTAGTTCAGACTTTCCCTGAGGACACTGCCACAGTTGAGTCACCTGAAAATGCATCCCATGGGGAACTGCCTACCGGCTCACCTTTCTCTGAGTTTGTGGATAACGCGAAGAGGACGGTGGTGGAGCTGGTCCACAATATAACCCACTTCTTCCAAGACATGTTCCGGAATCCAGGAGAAGCCCAGGCCGGAGCAGGCTCGTCAGCTGAGAAGGGCCCTTCTTTCGCGGAGATGGCTGCTGGCGGATCCTTGGTGGCTCTGACCATAGCGGTCATCCTAGTTCTTCTGTTCAAGAGGGCGTGATTAGCTCTTGCCTCCTGGGACTTATCGTAGTTTAAATCTGTCGAAAATTACTCGTCTATGGTATGGTTAAGAACTACGAATGTTATGTACAGCTTTGTCCTTGGTATCTATCGATGGCTAGTGGAAACAGTATCAATAAAAGACAATGTGTGCTATATaatgttttttaatcttatctGAACAATTGCTTGGTATGGTTTACGTCTCCTACTCTACTGTGTAGACACTCAGGAGGCGTGTGAACGGTTAAGTGATATCTCCTGGATTCCTGGGTTTAGAAACGGTGAATAAGAAGGGGAAGACGAACTGTGTTTAATTCGTTGATAGAAAAAGGGCTTCTTTCTATCTTGTTCCTCTGTTCTGAATTGTCTGTCAGCCTACGTATGGTGCATCTGCGGCGGAGATGCTGAAGTATGAATGATTCGGTGACGCTCAGCTGACTGTGATTAAGCAGAAATTGGGTGCGCAGCAGGagaacagaaaagaaaaggttgtGACGAAGTTAAGAAGTGCAAAAAAGGATTGGGATGGGCAATCGTGTTTGGTTGCTTTGCACCAGCTACACTTATGAGATGGTTCAGCTGGATGGAACAATCATGGATGGATTGGTACATGTAGTGGTTTGTAGAACCGAACTCTACCTTACACAATGCCGCAGATCTGAGTTAGGTAGAACCAGGGTTCGCAAATTTAACGAATATCACAAAATTCGGTCAATTCGGTGCAATACGGTTTTGTAATGTGATTGAAATTcgtatttgaattcaaaaaattgaaattggatttgaaaaataaaaaaatccataaaaaaaactagagacaattctaagactatatgtgaaaaaaaattaaaaaaaatattatttgcatCAAGAATTATCTGCTCAAACATTGATAAATTAAAAAAAGGCCAAAACAAGCAGAATGCACAGTACAAATAGTCCGTTTTGGCCCAGCTGGATCGATAAAACAGGAGTAGCTTATCCTCTTTGTTCCAAAACCTCATCGGCTCCCCGAGAACCACCCCCCCAGACCACCCGGCCAGATCCGCCGCTAGCCCGAGCAAATCCACGAGCTCAAGGGCAAAAATCGCTTCGTAGACTGCGCATACTGACCAACCTAAACCGGTATTCGCGATCTGAGATGCAAAAACCAAGCGCCTGAGGAACTAACGCAGTTCGAGGTAGCTGCTCAGTTAGTCGCTAAAATTGTCCGTTTTTAACATTATGCGCTCGGTTAGCAGTTTGTGGTCCTAAGCAATTCGGTTAGGGTTCAATTCGGTCCATACTGTTCGCATTTGCGCCAGATCCTCTCAGTGTTCCTTGATTTGTGGTCAGTTATCGAGCTTGTCTGGTCAGTTAGGAGGTTGTTAGGTCAAAACCGACCGCATTAGGGCCTGATCCGGTTGGTTTTAGCGCGTATGTGGTTGGTTTATACCTTTTACCGATCGATTTGTGCATGTTATGCTCGGTTAGGGTTGGTTCCAAGTGGTTAGTTACCAGTAAAGCACACAAATAAATtacactaagaacagtatataaaacaaaagatcaacaagacaaaacctatctagaaagatagagctctgaaaaatgaattcaacgacgCAAAAATAGCTGAAAAGGAGCTATGACgcaaaagatatgctaaaaacaatattatggtttattttataaaagaaaaggactaaatttaaaataaatagaaagtttagggacctatttgtaattatggaaagTTCAGGAACTAAAATGTAAAAAAGATAGGGCCTTTTGTGAAAATAGAGAAGTTCAAAGGCTtatttacaaaattaccaattaaaaaatatctagaattatttttatattgaaaaacaaCTATTTACTgtgtggctgctgactgggctaGATCTGGTGACTTGGAGCTGAGGTGGCACACACGTGGTAGGTGACATGGAACACTAAGGTGTCAAGAGCTGACTGTGTTTAAGTGCATGCCACGTGGTGGACTCCTATTGGGCGCTGAAAGGGTATCAATGGATCTAATAGTGGCTGTACAAATCGGTTCTGAAGGCGTAGAGGGGACCGGGCGACCGGAGAAGAGAGACATGGCGGTGTCAAAGGATTGGTGGCAGCACACGACCGGGGAAGTCATTGGACCCTCGTCGCTGGCCACAGGGCATGACGGCGAGCGGTGGATCATGATGAGAAGCATATAGGGAGTCCATTTTGAGGCTTACCGAGGTCAGCGAGGCTCGGGAAGGTAgtcggcgacgacgaggacaaCGAAGGGGCTTGGGAACTCGTCGGTGAGGGGTCTTCGGTGGTGAAACGACGAAGGCGATGGCGGAAGAAACTCATGCGAGAGCAAGAAGTTCCAAAGGTGGCTTCGGGCGACACTGAAAAGCTCTAAAGCAGCGAGGTGACAAGTTGGACCATGGCGGCGCTAATGGAGGCAGCGAGTTTCAGATCTCGGTGAGTTGCGTTAGATTTGGCGGCTTGGCTTGGGGAAAAGACCAAGGAGAGGCGTGCACATATATATGTGGGCGGAGTTGGCTCGAGGAGGCCAGGGACTCTCGGATGATGGCAGATTTTGATTtggacacggcggcggcactACACTCTGACTCAgagatgatgactccgacatgTGGATCCCACATGTGGCGGCAAGCGGAGAAGGCAGCATAGGCGGGGTGTGAAGGCAGGCCAGCGTGCCATTGGGTCGGGAGCATGGGCGCGTGCGGCTGggatggctagggtttgggcCGAATTGAGggaaagagaaggaagaggacCGGGAGAGTTttatatttttccctttttcattttctaaatgattttgaattcaaatgaaagcaaggcaaaatcaaatcaaatgccacaaaatcaaattcaaataaaacaaaGGAAACTCTAGATTCCTAAAAATAGCATGAAATGCATTTCAAGCAAAATATATCCTCTGCCAAATTggatttaatttagaaaataggttttctcctattctatttatttaaatcctaattaaattctagaaaatcttaggaatttgcaaaaattcaaaaccagggtgttacatgaCTCCAGATGTGCGTGATTACTTCAGGCATGAGCTTGATAGGACAAAAGAGAAGAGTAAGGGAAGGTCCGAGGAGAGGCTTCGTAGGCAAGAGGAAGCTGCCCACATAGATTTGACAAGCGGTAATGAGGAGGAGTAAGAGGAATAGGTGCAGTATGCCATGGCTCAGTCTAGGGAGCAGAAAGAGTTCAGGAGGGGGACATGTGATTCCTACGAGTAGGGAGGTTAGTGAAAGTTCCGGATGAGACAATATTttgaagatgatgcttaggAGGACATCTTCAACTAGGGATCTACCAAGTGTTAGGGATTACAATGTTGCTACAGCAAAAGCCCCTGTGCAGTAAAGGATTGACACCAGGCCATGgagtgcgaagggaaagaatgcaaaggcagctattggtttggcatggttcaaattttttcacacttcaagtattcctggtagaagggcgATTGATAcattctttgttgctgcagTGAGAGAAACACAGAAATAGGTTGAGTGATAAAGTTTATAATGAATTTTATTattgtcatatttctttttttttttacttatgacCATCTGTTCTATAACAGGAGAGGGTGTCCCATCTCCAACTGGGCGGGATATATATGGTAAGTACTTGGATGAGAACGAGATAGAATTGAAGAAGATACTTGAtaagtggaagctagaatggccagaGTATGGTGTGATTCTTGGACTGGATCGatgcacatgagtattattaatttccttttaTATTGTAATAGCCAcatgttttttcacaagttcATAGATGCGACTAGCTACAACCAAGATGCCAAGTATTTAAACAAGGTACATTGTTTTGCTAAGTTGGTAACTTAATAttgcaattgttgcatatttatttgattgattcatttatgcaggagataagatCAATGGTGAATGATGTGGGGGCACAAAATATTATGCAGATCGTGATCGATAACGGGTCTAACTATAAGAAGGTATGTCAGGTTCTTAGAAGAAGTATCCCGCTATCGTGTGATAGCATTGTGTGGCGCAcatgataaatttaatgttcAAATCAATTTGTGAATTTAGATACCACGAcattgtccttcaaagtgtagGTTTATATCGTGATGGCTTTACAATCATTCAAAGctccatgaaatgatgaagatcGCGATTGGTGGAGTGTTGGTGAAGTGGGATGCTACCAAGTTTGGcacaaactatctatttcttAAAAGCTTTATATGTCAAAGGGATaagttcatgcaatggatgaCATCTAATGAGTTGCAGTAGTCTCTCTATATTGTTTCTGACATTGGGAGATATGCACATTCTTGCCTTCCTCTGATTCACTGATCAAGATAAGATCCTaacattgagtgaggtgctcctaAGATACATCATTGTCAAGCAGGAGTACAATTCCTTGTATCAGAATGATAGGGATACCTTTGATAAGTACATGACAGTTATCGATCACAGAATGTATGATCTAACGCATGGGACCTACGTGAATGCTAGTGATACACTCTTACAACTTGCATTCTTATAGTActaatgcttatggtactaatATTTTGATCATTAACTTGCAGTGGCCGCATTGAATCCCCGCATGCAATATGCGTATGGCATGGGCCCAACCTTGTTTGAACATCTTCGGGAGGTATTCGAGAGGATGACTGATGTTAATACTGTCATGGAAGCACTTCATGAGGTTGAAATGCATCGGATAAAGTCTCAATCATTCGCTGGTCCGCTCGCTTCACGGATGGCAAGTGACGATAAGTCTCCACCTAGTACGCATCACATTGACATATCAAACTGTTACATATGTTATTTTCTAAACGTTACATTACTTTATCTACTTGCAGCACAATTGTGATCTATGTTTGATtcgtctacacctacactaacGATGCTTGCCAGGTGCCTAATGTCTCAGTGCGCTTCATCTAGTAGGTGTGAGAGGAACTAaagtacatttgcattcatCCACATGAAAGTTCGCAACTggttaagctacaagaagcttcATAAATTAGTATATGTaaactacaacctgagaatgCAGAATAATTTGGTTGCAGGTATCAGGTTAACttttgatgatgatccatttcagcggcttatAGAGCACACATTGAATGAGAAGAACCATCCGCTCTAGGACTGGATGGAGACCGCTAAATCAAATGCTACCCCAtagcttgat contains:
- the LOC133899342 gene encoding uncharacterized protein LOC133899342, whose protein sequence is MVGGVMRAAAKVGIAGGAAAAKGGGRFRHGAPALATAPAASEATPLVSASAGEVPPAAAQWASSWEVDDWELADWRDDAAAVAVAVAEEKPRLVFAPPSREEAEEATTELRDAIERIYFNESPVEVVKEQDKEVDINKLATDAIIPSMPGHVVQAFTLLKSSPEAQSVVASLASDRNVWDAVLKNDKVMEFYKTHQPTLVQTFPEDTATVESPENASHGELPTGSPFSEFVDNAKRTVVELVHNITHFFQDMFRNPGEAQAGAGSSAEKGPSFAEMAAGGSLVALTIAVILVLLFKRA